One window of the Zea mays cultivar B73 chromosome 3, Zm-B73-REFERENCE-NAM-5.0, whole genome shotgun sequence genome contains the following:
- the LOC100274555 gene encoding Anthocyanidin 5,3-O-glucosyltransferase-like produces MDDVVPATAKQTVVLYPGGGAGHVAPMTQLAKVFVRHGYDVTMVLLEPPIKSNASGASFVESFAASNPSITFHLLPPIPPPDLASSTKHPFLVVLELLGQYNDKLESFLRTIPRERLHSLVIDMFCTDAIDVAAKVGVPVYTFFAANAGALAVLTQTVALLDGRQTGLKELGDTPIEFLGVPPIPASHIIREMLEDAEDEVRTAMAKIWKRDTDTRGVLINTFYSLEAQALQAFSDPLCVPGKVLPPVYPIGPLVGKGGSGTDGGEAAERPHECLAWLDAQPERSVVFLCWGSRGLLSEEQLKEIAAGLEKSGQRFLWVVRTPASSDDPKRFWLPRPEPDLDALLPEGFLERTKDRGLVIKSWAPQVDVLSNPAVGAFVTHCGWNSSLEAITAGVPMLCWPQGAEQKINKVLMTEAMGIGLELEGYNTGFIKAEEIETKVRLVLESEEGREIRTRAAEVKKEAHAALEDGGSSKAAFLQFLSDVKNIN; encoded by the coding sequence ATGGACGACGTAGTACCAGCGACAGCGAAGCAGACCGTCGTTCTGTAccccggcggcggcgccgggcacGTCGCGCCGATGACGCAGCTCGCCAAGGTCTTCGTCCGCCACGGCTACGACGTCACCATGGTGCTCCTGGAGCCGCCCATCAAGTCGAACGCCTCCGGCGCCAGCTTCGTCGAGAGCTTCGCCGCCTCCAACCCgtccatcaccttccacctcctccCGCCGATCCCTCCCCCCGACCTCGCCAGCTCCACCAAGCACCCTTTCCTCGTCGTGCTGGAGTTGCTGGGCCAGTACAACGACAAGCTCGAGAGCTTCCTCCGCACCATCCCGCGCGAGcgcctgcactcccttgtcatcgACATGTTCTGCACCGACGCCATCGACGTGGCCGCGAAGGTGGGCGTCCCCGTCTACACGTTCTTCGCGGCGAACGCCGGAGCCCTGGCCGTCTTAACACAGACGGTGGCGCTGCTTGACGGCCGGCAAACGGGCCTCAAGGAGCTCGGGGACACGCCCATCGAGTTCCTTGGCGTGCCGCCGATCCCGGCGTCGCACATCATCAGGGAGATGCTCGAGGACGCGGAGGACGAGGTGCGCACGGCAATGGCGAAGATCTGGAAGCGCGACACGGACACCCGGGGCGTCCTCATCAATACCTTCTACtcgctggaggcccaggccctgcAGGCGTTCAGTGACCCGCTGTGCGTCCCTGGCAAAGTGTTGCCTCCTGTTTACCCCATCGGGCCGTTGGTTGGCAAGGGCGGGAGCGGGACGGACGGAGGAGAGGCGGCGGAGAGGCCGCATGAGTGCCTCGCCTGGCTCGACGCGCAGCCGGAGCGCAGCGTCGTGTTCCTCTGCTGGGGGAGCAGGGGCTTGCTGTCAGAGGAGCAGCTTAAGGAGATAGCCGCTGGCCTAGAGAAGTCCGGGCAACGGTTCCTGTGGGTGGTGCGCACGCCGGCCAGCAGCGACGACCCGAAACGATTCTGGCTGCCACGCCCGGAGCCGGACCTTGACGCCCTTCTGCCGGAGGGGTTCTTGGAGCGGACCAAGGACCGCGGCCTCGTCATCAAGTCGTGGGCGCCGCAGGTGGACGTGCTCAGCAACCCCGCTGTTGGCGCGTTTGTCACCCACTGCGGGTGGAACTCGTCGCTTGAGGCCATCACAGCGGGTGTGCCGATGCTGTGCTGGCCACAGGGCGCAGAGCAGAAGATCAACAAGGTACTTATGACCGAGGCCATGGGCATCGGGCTGGAGCTGGAGGGGTACAACACAGGTTTCATCAAGGCTGAGGAGATAGAGACGAAGGTGAGGCTTGTGCTGGAGTCCGAGGAGGGGAGGGAGATTAGGACACGGGCGGCAGAGGTGAAGAAAGAAGCACACGCGGCGTTGGAGGACGGGGGATCATCGAAGGCAGCATTTCTCCAATTCTTGTCAGATGTCAAGAATATTAATTAG